The following proteins are encoded in a genomic region of Oncorhynchus kisutch isolate 150728-3 linkage group LG6, Okis_V2, whole genome shotgun sequence:
- the LOC109892066 gene encoding bone morphogenetic protein 10-like: protein MVTPVFSILGYIYSLSLLPLLLPGSSQGSPIMSPEEFRRGPGARGLVDTSMLEQNEDLDMQDFQGQFLSTLNLTELGPRPRPREARKEPPEYMLELYNRFANDRTAMPSANIVRSFKNEDSSFYSVTVSGVRTHPLLFNISIPHHEHILTAELRLYTLVQRDRRCYAGLDRKVTIYQIHEGGHWRKEEGRDERRNEQETDKMEEMEVLATWQVYGKDDAWITFDLTHQVNLWCKAESSAHRLEVHIASLGSDGGKTPQVREEDGRKELVDVDVEMGSDGKHMPVVIVFSDDQNRDHREEDKRELNQFTEHENDLAPDLEPSPQVNWGDQAGSDARNTDGEELDEETLMQLHSNLIYDTPPRIRRNTKGDPCKKTPLYVEFKDIGWDTWVIQPLGYEAYECNGVCSYPMTSEVSPTKHAIVQSRLSSKIPQKASPACCVPTKLEPISLLYVEDGGVVTYMHKYEGMVVSECGCR from the exons ATGGTTACTCCAGTGTTCTCCATACTGGGCTACATCTACTCTCTGAGCCTCCTGCCTCTGCTGCTGCCTGGTTCGAGCCAGGGCAGTCCAATCATGTCACCTGAGGAGTTTCGAAGGGGCCCTGGGGCTAGAGGTCTGGTGGATACCTCCATGTTGGAGCAGAATGAAGACCTGGACATGCAGGACTTTCAGGGTCAGTTTCTGTCCACATTGAACCTCACAGAGCTGGGCCCCCGGCCAAGGCCCCGTGAGGCCCGTAAAGAGCCACCAGAATACATGCTGGAACTGTACAACCGCTTTGCCAACGATCGCACGGCCATGCCCTCTGCCAACATAGTGCGTAGTTTCAAGAATGAAG ATTCCTCCTTCTACAGTGTGACGGTCAGTGGCGTGAGGACACACCCCCTGCTATTCAACATCTCCATCCCTCACCACGAGCACATCCTCACCGCCGAGCTCCGCCTCTACACCCTGGTCCAGAGGGATCGCAGATGCTACGCCGGCCTTGATCGCAAGGTGACCATCTACCAGATCCACGAGGGGGGGCACTGGAggaaagaagaggggagggaCGAAAGAAGGAATGAGCAGGAGACAGACAAAATGGAGGAAATGGAGGTGCTGGCAACCTGGCAAGTCTATGGTAAAGACGATGCCTGGATTACCTTTGACCTGACCCATCAGGTCAACCTTTGGTGTAAGGCAGAGAGCTCCGCCCACCGACTGGAGGTCCACATTGCAAGTCTGGGTTCTGATGGTGGGAAGACCCCCCAGGTCAGAGAAGAGGATGGAAGGAAAGAGTTGGTCGATGTGGATGTTGAAATGGGCTCAGATGGTAAACACATGCCAGTGGTGATTGTGTTCTCAGATGATCAGAACAGAGACCATCGTGAGGAGGACAAGCGGGAGCTCAACCAGTTTACAGAACATGAGAATGACCTGGCGCCTGACCTGGAGCCGAGTCCACAGGTGAATTGGGGGGACCAGGCTGGGAGCGATGCTAGGAACACTGATGGAGAGGAGCTGGACGAGGAGACTCTCATGCAACTGCACTCCAACCTCATTTATGACACGCCTCCCCGAATCCGCCGCAACACCAAGGGTGACCCCTGTAAGAAGACCCCTCTCTATGTGGAGTTTAAGGACATTGGCTGGGATACTTGGGTCATACAGCCCCTGGGCTATGAAGCCTATGAGTGCAATGGTGTATGCAGCTACCCTATGACCTCTGAGGTCTCGCCTACCAAGCACGCCATTGTCCAGAGTCGGCTGAGCAGTAAGATTCCACAGAAGGCGTCACCAGCCTGCTGTGTTCCCACCAAGCTAGAGCCCATCTCACTCCTTTATGTCGAGGACGGAGGAGTGGTCACCTACATGCACAAGTACGAGGGCATGGTGGTGTCAGAATGCGGCTGTAGATAG
- the LOC109892493 gene encoding mothers against decapentaplegic homolog 4 isoform X2, giving the protein MSITNTPTSTDACLSIVHSLMCHRQGGESETFAKRAIESLVKKLKEKKDELDSLITAITTNGAHPSKCVTIQRTLDGRLQVAGRKGFPHVIYATLWRWPDLHKNELKHVKYCQFAFDLKADNVCVNPYHYERVVSPGIDLSGLTLSSSGTLMVKDEYEFENQPSHSGADGHHQTIQHQPSGPGGPQELFSSSALLPPPEGSSSASTSAFSSLAAGASNAASGWPRNGNFTPSVPHHQNGHLQHHQPMPHTPHYWMVNNEIAFQPPISNHPAPDYWCSIAYFEMDVQVGETFKVPASCPTVTVDGYVDPSGGDRFCLGQLCNVHRTEAIERARLHIGKGVQLECKGEGDVWVRCLSDHAVFVQSYYLDREAGRAPGDAVHKIYPSAYIKVFDLRQCHRQMQQQAATAQAAAAAQAAAVAGNIPGPGSVGGIAPAISMSAAAGIGVDDLRRLCILRMSFVKGWGPDYPRQSIKETPCWIEIHLHRALQLLDEVLHTMPIADPQPLD; this is encoded by the exons ATGTCGATCACAAACACCCCCACAAGCACCGACGCTTGCTTGAGTATCGTGCACAGCCTGATGTGCCACAGACAGGGTGGAGAGAGCGAGACATTCGCCAAGCGAGCCATCGAGAGCCTCGTCAAGAAACTGAAGGAGAAGAAAGATGAGCTAGATTCTCTCATCACAGCCATCACCACCAACGGAGCTCACCCCAGCAAGTGTGTCACCATACAGCGCACCTTGGATGGACGGTTGCAG GTAGCAGGGCGTAAAGGCTTCCCCCATGTGATCTATGCCACATTGTGGCGGTGGCCTGACCTGCACAAGAATGAACTGAAGCATGTGAAATACTGCCAGTTTGCCTTTGACCTCAAAGCTGACAATGTGTGTGTTAACCCATACCACTATGAGAGGGTGGTATCACCAGGGATTG ACCTTTCAGGACTGACTCTTTCAAGCTCAG GCACACTCATGGTCAAAGATGAGTATGAATTTGAGAACCAGCCATCTCACTCTGGTGCGGATGGCCACCACCAGACCATCCAGCACCAGCCCTCCGGACCAGGGGGTCCCCAGGAGTTGTTCAGCAGCTCGGCTCTGCTCCCTCCCCCTGAGGGCAGCAGCTCAGCCTCTACCTCTGCCTTCTCCAGCCTCGCTGCTGGAGCCTCAA ATGCCGCCTCAGGCTGGCCGAGAAATGGGAACTTCACCCCCTCAGTGCCTCACCACCAGAATGGGCACCTGCAGCACCACCAACCCATGCCCCACACCCCACACTACT GGATGGTCAACAATGAGATTGCATTCCAGCCACCCATCTCAAATCATCCGG CCCCTGACTACTGGTGCTCCATTGCCTACTTTGAGATGGATGTTCAGGTGGGGGAGACGTTCAAGGTTCCGGCCAGCTGCCCCACGGTGACAGTGGATGGGTACGTGGATCCCTCAGGAGGGGACCGCTTCTGCCTGGGCCAGCTCTGCAACGTCCACAGGACAGAGGCCATCGAGAGAGCTAG ACTTCACATTGGTAAAGGGGTGCAGCTGGAGTGTAAAGGGGAAGGTGACGTGTGGGTGCGTTGCCTTAGCGATCATGCAGTGTTTGTGCAGAGTTATTACTTGGACAGGGAGGCAGGACGGGCCCCTGGAGACGCAGTGCACAAGATCTACCCCAGCGCCTATATCAAG GTGTTTGACCTGCGTCAGTGCCACAGGCAGATGCAGCAGCAGGCAGCCACAGCCCAGGCGGCAGCCGCAGCACAGGCGGCAGCAGTGGCTGGAAACATCCCCGGGCCTGGCTCTGTGGGAGGCATCGCGCCCGCCATTA GTATGTCTGCGGCTGCGGGTATAGGAGTGGATGACCTGCGCAGGCTGTGTATCCTGAGAATGAGCTTTGTGAAGGGCTGGGGGCCTGACTACCCCCGGCAGAGCATCAAGGAGACACCGTGCTGGATTGAGATCCATCTCCACCGGGCCCTGCAGCTACTGGATGAGGTGCTGCACACCATGCCCATCGCTGACCCTCAGCCCTTGGACTGA
- the LOC109892493 gene encoding mothers against decapentaplegic homolog 4 isoform X1, with protein sequence MSITNTPTSTDACLSIVHSLMCHRQGGESETFAKRAIESLVKKLKEKKDELDSLITAITTNGAHPSKCVTIQRTLDGRLQVAGRKGFPHVIYATLWRWPDLHKNELKHVKYCQFAFDLKADNVCVNPYHYERVVSPGIDLSGLTLSSSGTLMVKDEYEFENQPSHSGADGHHQTIQHQPSGPGGPQELFSSSALLPPPEGSSSASTSAFSSLAAGASTQSTSLLSGSHSTEGLRQFSSRPGPGPSQGQSGFSLAQSATYHHNAASGWPRNGNFTPSVPHHQNGHLQHHQPMPHTPHYWMVNNEIAFQPPISNHPAPDYWCSIAYFEMDVQVGETFKVPASCPTVTVDGYVDPSGGDRFCLGQLCNVHRTEAIERARLHIGKGVQLECKGEGDVWVRCLSDHAVFVQSYYLDREAGRAPGDAVHKIYPSAYIKVFDLRQCHRQMQQQAATAQAAAAAQAAAVAGNIPGPGSVGGIAPAISMSAAAGIGVDDLRRLCILRMSFVKGWGPDYPRQSIKETPCWIEIHLHRALQLLDEVLHTMPIADPQPLD encoded by the exons ATGTCGATCACAAACACCCCCACAAGCACCGACGCTTGCTTGAGTATCGTGCACAGCCTGATGTGCCACAGACAGGGTGGAGAGAGCGAGACATTCGCCAAGCGAGCCATCGAGAGCCTCGTCAAGAAACTGAAGGAGAAGAAAGATGAGCTAGATTCTCTCATCACAGCCATCACCACCAACGGAGCTCACCCCAGCAAGTGTGTCACCATACAGCGCACCTTGGATGGACGGTTGCAG GTAGCAGGGCGTAAAGGCTTCCCCCATGTGATCTATGCCACATTGTGGCGGTGGCCTGACCTGCACAAGAATGAACTGAAGCATGTGAAATACTGCCAGTTTGCCTTTGACCTCAAAGCTGACAATGTGTGTGTTAACCCATACCACTATGAGAGGGTGGTATCACCAGGGATTG ACCTTTCAGGACTGACTCTTTCAAGCTCAG GCACACTCATGGTCAAAGATGAGTATGAATTTGAGAACCAGCCATCTCACTCTGGTGCGGATGGCCACCACCAGACCATCCAGCACCAGCCCTCCGGACCAGGGGGTCCCCAGGAGTTGTTCAGCAGCTCGGCTCTGCTCCCTCCCCCTGAGGGCAGCAGCTCAGCCTCTACCTCTGCCTTCTCCAGCCTCGCTGCTGGAGCCTCAA CCCAGTCCACTAGCCTTCTGTCAGGGAGCCATAGCACTGAAGGGCTGCGGCAGTTCTCCTCAAGGCCAGGCCCAGGGCCTTCACAGGGGCAGAGCGGCTTCTCCCTGGCACAGAGCGCCACATACCATCACA ATGCCGCCTCAGGCTGGCCGAGAAATGGGAACTTCACCCCCTCAGTGCCTCACCACCAGAATGGGCACCTGCAGCACCACCAACCCATGCCCCACACCCCACACTACT GGATGGTCAACAATGAGATTGCATTCCAGCCACCCATCTCAAATCATCCGG CCCCTGACTACTGGTGCTCCATTGCCTACTTTGAGATGGATGTTCAGGTGGGGGAGACGTTCAAGGTTCCGGCCAGCTGCCCCACGGTGACAGTGGATGGGTACGTGGATCCCTCAGGAGGGGACCGCTTCTGCCTGGGCCAGCTCTGCAACGTCCACAGGACAGAGGCCATCGAGAGAGCTAG ACTTCACATTGGTAAAGGGGTGCAGCTGGAGTGTAAAGGGGAAGGTGACGTGTGGGTGCGTTGCCTTAGCGATCATGCAGTGTTTGTGCAGAGTTATTACTTGGACAGGGAGGCAGGACGGGCCCCTGGAGACGCAGTGCACAAGATCTACCCCAGCGCCTATATCAAG GTGTTTGACCTGCGTCAGTGCCACAGGCAGATGCAGCAGCAGGCAGCCACAGCCCAGGCGGCAGCCGCAGCACAGGCGGCAGCAGTGGCTGGAAACATCCCCGGGCCTGGCTCTGTGGGAGGCATCGCGCCCGCCATTA GTATGTCTGCGGCTGCGGGTATAGGAGTGGATGACCTGCGCAGGCTGTGTATCCTGAGAATGAGCTTTGTGAAGGGCTGGGGGCCTGACTACCCCCGGCAGAGCATCAAGGAGACACCGTGCTGGATTGAGATCCATCTCCACCGGGCCCTGCAGCTACTGGATGAGGTGCTGCACACCATGCCCATCGCTGACCCTCAGCCCTTGGACTGA